Proteins encoded by one window of Lathyrus oleraceus cultivar Zhongwan6 chromosome 1, CAAS_Psat_ZW6_1.0, whole genome shotgun sequence:
- the LOC127115921 gene encoding uncharacterized protein LOC127115921, with protein sequence MGNCAGNPKTEESDAPVPVPEPVVEEVKVQQQAVETITEITPEDTSDDKSLGTLLKENEEMKVEVEAKEEKAPEVKVEEKVETVEEAKPKAIEEKTEAKVEI encoded by the exons ATGGGCAACTGTGCTGGAAACCCTAAAACCGAAGAAAGCGACGCTCCAGTGCCCGTCCCTGAGCCTGTCGTCGAAGAGGTTAAAGTTCAACAACAAGCTGTAGAGACCATCACAGAGATAACTCCTGAAGATACCTCTGATGACAAGTCTCTAGGCACATTGCTCAAAGAg AATGAAGAAATGAAAGTAGAGGTTGAAGCAAAGGAAGAGAAAGCCCCTGAGGTGAAGGTTGAAGAGAAAGTTGAAACTGTGGAAGAGGCAAAGCCTAAAGCCATTGAAGAGAAAACCGAAGCTAAGGTTGAGATCTAA